One Candidatus Cloacimonadota bacterium genomic region harbors:
- a CDS encoding T9SS type A sorting domain-containing protein yields the protein MRKYFILIFLVSVFVLNAVPIPDFDAFHRSLYPQTVRWKGTNSSSEPSREYQVGDTNTFWRWDLSVMPPAWIQTPATCRAVGEHCYVFVADDQWNLNMDQDDVDIVLNYLENETMNSSDYGAIEMDIDLFGPIPDEIDNDPRLIVFYSELGSFGGSTFDGYFSVYNQVTEQQAQQMNPSGHSNECEMIYMTCSPLNPTDPIRISVLSHELEHLIHWGQDVNEETWLDEGCAELAMVYFGMPDPITGFPSQPDNQLNVWNQEWADYVKVMLFFTYLREQFTTDQNELILDIVSDPTNGLNSIVNQLIDNGFTIPFESVFTNWTIANFVDDTTIDQGQYGYELLDLPNFSTAGSHTSFPVNSSGTVDPWAADYIRVFPNGMNIEHEITVNNADQAIGLIRKLNDVEEFEVETFNVNASWTGYLPPEWDDLYYYAVYVYANHNATQLDYSYSLEEVVANDDELIIPENEISIYPNPFNPSTTISFNVPQTSSFATIEIYNLKGQKVKTFSFPNGSLGTSKGLVVWNGTDDNNKPVSSGIYFARLKAGNVEASCKMLLLK from the coding sequence ATGAGAAAATATTTTATTTTAATCTTTTTAGTTTCAGTTTTTGTTTTGAATGCTGTTCCCATACCGGATTTTGATGCGTTTCACAGATCACTTTATCCGCAAACTGTACGATGGAAAGGAACGAACTCTTCCAGTGAACCAAGTCGTGAATATCAGGTGGGAGACACGAACACATTCTGGCGCTGGGACCTTTCCGTGATGCCTCCAGCCTGGATACAAACTCCTGCTACATGCCGCGCTGTTGGTGAGCATTGTTACGTTTTTGTGGCAGATGATCAGTGGAATTTGAATATGGATCAGGACGATGTGGATATTGTTTTGAATTACTTGGAAAATGAGACAATGAACAGTTCGGATTATGGTGCTATCGAAATGGATATTGATCTTTTTGGTCCAATTCCGGACGAAATTGATAACGATCCGCGCCTGATAGTTTTCTATTCGGAACTTGGTTCATTTGGCGGTTCCACTTTTGACGGCTATTTCAGCGTTTACAATCAGGTAACAGAGCAACAGGCACAGCAGATGAATCCGTCCGGGCACAGCAATGAATGTGAAATGATCTACATGACTTGCTCTCCACTAAATCCTACCGATCCAATTCGTATTTCAGTTTTATCACACGAACTTGAACATTTGATCCACTGGGGACAGGATGTAAACGAAGAAACCTGGCTGGATGAAGGTTGTGCCGAACTGGCAATGGTCTATTTTGGAATGCCCGATCCAATTACCGGTTTTCCATCTCAACCTGATAATCAATTGAATGTCTGGAATCAGGAATGGGCAGATTATGTGAAGGTTATGCTGTTCTTTACTTATCTGAGGGAACAATTCACGACCGATCAAAATGAACTGATCTTAGATATAGTTTCTGATCCGACGAACGGCTTGAACAGTATTGTAAATCAGCTTATAGATAATGGCTTCACGATCCCGTTTGAATCTGTTTTTACGAATTGGACAATTGCCAATTTTGTGGATGACACAACTATCGATCAGGGACAATATGGTTATGAACTTCTGGATCTGCCAAATTTCAGCACAGCAGGATCGCACACGAGCTTTCCTGTAAATAGCAGTGGAACTGTCGATCCCTGGGCAGCAGATTACATTCGGGTTTTTCCAAATGGAATGAATATCGAACATGAAATTACTGTGAATAATGCAGATCAGGCAATTGGACTTATCAGGAAATTGAATGACGTGGAAGAATTTGAAGTTGAAACTTTCAATGTAAATGCATCCTGGACAGGATATTTACCTCCGGAGTGGGATGATCTCTATTATTATGCTGTTTATGTTTATGCCAATCACAATGCTACGCAGCTGGATTATTCTTATTCATTGGAAGAAGTTGTGGCAAATGATGATGAATTGATCATTCCTGAAAATGAAATTTCTATTTATCCCAATCCCTTCAATCCTTCCACGACAATCAGCTTCAATGTACCGCAAACATCCTCGTTTGCGACAATAGAAATTTACAATCTAAAAGGACAGAAAGTAAAGACATTTTCGTTCCCAAACGGGAGTTTAGGAACGAGTAAAGGTTTGGTTGTTTGGAATGGAACCGACGACAATAACAAACCAGTTTCCTCTGGTATTTACTTTGCAAGATTAAAAGCTGGGAATGTAGAAGCAAGTTGTAAGATGTTGTTATTAAAGTAA
- a CDS encoding T9SS type A sorting domain-containing protein, with protein MKFKGTVIFFFFLLFPFLLSSIDVWGHLTEDTTWSPDNNPYHVIGDITVEEDVTLTILPGTVIEIQSSPLTSWDDFYQYFYYPNYHQSRLFWVDGNIIAEGTEEAQILFTHDVNDNDYYWGVIYITETADLCKFTYCRFEYSGSMTIQPGNIAKAAITMHNGLGIIRNNYFYTNVSNITAYSHCKTIEIIDNTFTIVQNMGAFAQSFLQEKFSIHSPDPGYKAALVANNKFLRRNECYIGSVDIVFNLFEDHNGALWNCQGTNNIRKFYGNDFINCEIGISNGNASDSFYVSNNEFLDGNYGLDLDGGYALIIENYFEENDIFTSINMSGAFYNNVAHTGFFSIPGYFIIQNNLSYESSIGLEMSWRNIRCDNNLMLYNDYSLNSGGTLVYNDCMIFGNDMLSYNPISDNPIFRNCIIDFPLDPPLVDGGGNIWLDSLNVDSLFVDWQNGDFHLLPGSAAIDAGFDTLGYYYPFDLEYKDRIWDGDGDGIAVIDIGHYEYGAPEFGGIEGQTFDPINGGSVNYVQIKINNDQSAFTFSDSLGYYEYKLPAGIYDVYAERVFYDDVVEYQIEVVEGEFTQLDIPMYEALNIMENQIPPKFFYIYNYPNPFNPTTTITFNLPEPGKVKLEIYNLKGQKVKTFSFPNGSLGTSKGLVVWNGTDDNNKPVSSGIYFAKLKYGKTEASCKMLLLK; from the coding sequence ATGAAGTTTAAAGGAACTGTTATATTTTTTTTCTTTCTGCTTTTTCCTTTTCTTCTTTCTTCCATTGATGTCTGGGGGCACTTAACAGAAGATACAACTTGGAGTCCCGATAATAATCCCTATCATGTAATAGGAGATATCACAGTTGAAGAAGATGTAACCTTAACTATTCTACCTGGAACAGTAATTGAAATACAAAGCTCACCTTTAACAAGTTGGGATGACTTCTATCAATATTTTTATTATCCCAATTATCACCAATCACGCTTGTTTTGGGTTGATGGAAACATAATTGCTGAAGGCACGGAAGAAGCCCAAATACTCTTTACTCATGATGTGAATGATAATGATTATTACTGGGGAGTAATCTATATTACAGAGACAGCAGATTTATGTAAATTCACATATTGTCGCTTTGAGTATTCAGGCAGTATGACAATACAACCTGGAAATATAGCTAAAGCAGCCATCACAATGCATAATGGTTTGGGCATCATACGTAATAACTACTTCTACACAAATGTATCTAATATAACAGCTTATTCACATTGCAAAACAATTGAAATAATTGATAATACATTTACAATAGTACAGAATATGGGCGCATTTGCTCAATCATTTTTACAGGAGAAGTTTTCTATTCATTCACCTGATCCTGGTTATAAAGCAGCTTTAGTAGCGAATAATAAGTTTCTGAGAAGAAATGAGTGTTATATCGGTTCAGTTGATATAGTGTTTAATCTATTTGAAGATCATAATGGAGCACTATGGAATTGTCAGGGAACAAATAATATTCGCAAATTTTATGGAAATGATTTTATTAATTGTGAGATAGGTATATCAAATGGAAATGCATCTGACAGTTTCTATGTGAGTAATAATGAGTTTCTTGATGGGAATTATGGTCTAGATTTAGACGGTGGATATGCGTTGATAATAGAAAATTATTTTGAAGAGAATGATATTTTTACATCGATTAATATGAGTGGAGCATTTTATAACAATGTTGCTCATACAGGTTTTTTTTCTATACCAGGTTATTTCATTATACAGAACAATCTGTCATATGAATCTAGTATCGGTTTAGAAATGAGTTGGAGAAATATAAGGTGTGATAATAATCTGATGTTGTATAATGACTATTCATTAAATAGTGGTGGTACACTTGTTTATAATGATTGTATGATTTTCGGAAATGATATGTTAAGTTATAATCCGATATCAGATAATCCAATTTTTCGCAATTGCATCATAGATTTTCCCCTAGATCCACCACTTGTAGATGGTGGTGGCAATATCTGGTTAGATTCGCTAAACGTAGATTCTTTGTTTGTTGATTGGCAAAATGGTGATTTTCATTTACTCCCAGGTAGTGCGGCAATTGATGCAGGATTCGATACTTTGGGTTATTACTATCCATTTGACTTGGAATATAAAGATAGGATATGGGATGGTGATGGAGATGGAATTGCTGTTATCGATATTGGACATTATGAATATGGGGCACCAGAATTTGGGGGAATTGAGGGGCAGACATTTGATCCAATAAATGGAGGATCAGTAAACTATGTTCAAATCAAGATCAACAATGATCAAAGTGCATTTACATTCTCAGATAGTTTAGGATATTACGAATATAAGCTCCCGGCAGGAATCTACGATGTCTATGCAGAACGTGTTTTCTACGATGATGTTGTTGAATATCAAATCGAAGTAGTTGAAGGCGAGTTTACACAACTCGACATTCCTATGTATGAAGCATTGAATATTATGGAAAACCAGATTCCACCTAAATTTTTCTATATTTATAATTATCCCAATCCATTCAATCCAACCACAACAATCACTTTTAACCTTCCAGAACCTGGCAAAGTCAAGCTCGAAATCTACAATTTAAAAGGACAGAAGGTAAAGACATTTTCGTTCCCAAACGGGAGTTTAGGAACGAGTAAAGGTTTGGTTGTTTGGAATGGAACCGACGACAACAACAAACCAGTTTCCAGCGGAATTTACTTTGCAAAACTAAAATACGGTAAAACCGAAGCAAGCTGTAAGATGCTGTTATTAAAATAA
- a CDS encoding T9SS type A sorting domain-containing protein: MKTIAICLFVLIFSSLFSQIPILQQENTPIIFDHLNNPRELQLTEQYNYDWLNDDWQNQFKLAYSYEAGLVSEIKVYYWNGSLWAYDHREVYSYDDEDHLIEVLIQYHSGTWINLMRYVLIWQNNLVMELTLQNWLNMTWENSERTLISYDANDNEIEDLWQTWDGYDWYDMELYTMTYDNNNLRQDLLEQHNNQGNWIDFYLNTYSYDANDNLIEDLGAFYTGSWENDILRTYEYDVDDNLSTILEEYYFMGNWCESSLESYSYENDQVSEILYQIWETDDWLNDQLEEYIYEELNSYPNEIPHNSSLISHLSNHPNPFNPSTTISFSSEQNQQNEQIEIVIYNIKGQKVKTFSFPNGSLGTSKGLVVWNGTDDNNKPVSSGIYFAKLKSGKTEASSKMLLLK, from the coding sequence GTGAAAACAATTGCTATTTGCTTATTTGTATTAATTTTTTCTTCCCTGTTCAGTCAAATTCCAATTCTACAGCAGGAAAACACACCCATAATTTTCGATCATCTTAACAACCCGCGAGAATTACAGTTAACAGAACAATACAATTATGATTGGCTGAACGATGATTGGCAAAACCAGTTCAAACTTGCTTATTCTTACGAAGCTGGACTTGTCAGCGAAATTAAAGTTTATTATTGGAACGGCTCTTTGTGGGCTTACGATCATCGGGAAGTTTATTCTTATGATGATGAAGATCATCTCATTGAAGTTTTGATCCAGTACCATAGCGGAACTTGGATAAACCTGATGCGCTATGTTTTGATCTGGCAAAATAACTTAGTGATGGAACTAACTTTGCAAAACTGGCTGAATATGACTTGGGAAAACAGTGAAAGAACACTGATTTCTTATGATGCGAATGATAATGAAATTGAAGATCTCTGGCAAACCTGGGATGGTTACGACTGGTATGATATGGAACTTTACACCATGACTTACGACAACAATAACTTACGGCAGGATTTACTGGAACAACACAACAACCAGGGAAATTGGATAGATTTCTACCTGAATACTTACTCTTACGATGCAAACGATAATCTGATTGAAGATCTGGGAGCATTTTATACCGGCAGCTGGGAAAATGATATTTTACGAACATATGAATACGATGTTGATGACAATCTTTCTACAATTCTGGAAGAATATTATTTTATGGGAAACTGGTGCGAAAGCAGCTTGGAAAGTTATTCATACGAAAATGATCAGGTCTCTGAAATTCTATATCAAATCTGGGAAACAGATGACTGGTTGAACGATCAATTGGAAGAATACATCTATGAAGAATTAAACTCATATCCAAACGAAATCCCTCACAACTCATCTCTCATTTCTCACCTCTCGAATCATCCCAATCCCTTTAATCCTTCAACTACTATCAGTTTTAGCAGCGAACAAAACCAACAAAACGAACAAATTGAAATTGTGATCTACAATATAAAAGGGCAGAAAGTAAAGACATTTTCGTTCCCAAACGGGAGTTTAGGAACGAGTAAAGGTTTGGTTGTTTGGAATGGAACCGACGACAACAACAAACCAGTTTCCAGCGGAATTTACTTTGCAAAACTAAAATCCGGTAAAACCGAAGCAAGCTCTAAGATGCTTTTATTAAAGTAG
- the dapG gene encoding aspartate kinase: MTKNIIIQKFGGTSLHDKKIRRIAASHVKCLIEQDISPVIVVSAIGRKGDPYATDSLLDLSNSEFPQINYRNKDFLLSCGEAISAVVFSQALKQIEIDAVPLTGFQAGILTDDNFGNAKVQKVFIKKLLDIIGAGKVPVVCGFQGMDINGEVTTLGRGGSDTTASVLGIALNAQEIRIYTDVDGIRSADPNKKQNSRVLNETSYEEIVELAYKGANVIHPRAVEIASENFVPIRILSINSGIDGTLIKKIKSDKPVTGISSKRDIIFVHIAPNEINDYHTGIRIFQLFAAAAISVDFIDIRQDSISFIIDADMEMKAVEILKKNNFDFELKNDLCKVSVVGSGMTGQPGIMAKIVEALHSQKITILECTDSRTSISCLIAEKNEIKAISALHKIFDLDVI; the protein is encoded by the coding sequence ATGACGAAAAATATCATAATCCAAAAATTTGGCGGAACTTCTCTTCATGATAAAAAGATCAGGAGAATTGCCGCGAGCCATGTTAAATGCTTGATTGAACAAGATATATCTCCTGTTATTGTAGTTTCTGCAATTGGCAGAAAGGGTGATCCGTATGCTACTGATTCACTCCTTGATCTTTCTAATTCCGAATTTCCACAAATAAATTATAGAAATAAAGATTTCCTGCTTTCCTGTGGGGAAGCCATATCTGCTGTAGTTTTTTCTCAAGCATTAAAACAGATCGAAATTGATGCTGTTCCCTTAACAGGCTTTCAAGCTGGAATTCTAACTGATGATAATTTTGGAAATGCCAAAGTTCAAAAAGTTTTCATCAAGAAATTATTGGATATTATCGGAGCTGGCAAAGTTCCTGTTGTTTGTGGATTTCAGGGAATGGATATAAACGGTGAGGTTACTACACTCGGTCGTGGTGGCAGTGATACAACAGCCAGCGTTCTTGGAATTGCGTTAAATGCACAAGAAATTAGAATCTATACTGATGTAGATGGAATAAGATCTGCCGATCCCAACAAAAAACAAAATTCCCGGGTTTTGAATGAAACCAGCTACGAAGAGATCGTGGAGCTGGCTTATAAGGGAGCAAATGTGATCCACCCTCGAGCAGTAGAAATAGCTTCAGAAAACTTTGTTCCAATCAGAATTTTATCAATAAACAGCGGGATTGACGGCACATTAATCAAAAAAATAAAATCGGATAAACCGGTAACCGGCATCAGTTCCAAAAGAGATATAATTTTTGTTCACATCGCACCGAACGAAATCAATGATTATCATACTGGAATTAGAATTTTCCAACTTTTTGCTGCAGCTGCTATCAGTGTAGATTTCATCGATATTCGCCAGGATTCGATCAGCTTTATTATTGATGCCGATATGGAAATGAAAGCCGTTGAAATATTGAAAAAAAACAATTTTGATTTTGAATTAAAAAACGATTTATGCAAAGTTTCGGTGGTTGGATCGGGAATGACCGGACAGCCGGGAATTATGGCAAAGATCGTGGAAGCTTTACATTCCCAGAAGATTACAATTCTGGAATGTACAGATTCACGGACGAGTATCTCATGTTTGATAGCAGAAAAAAATGAAATCAAAGCCATTTCCGCTTTGCACAAAATATTTGATCTGGATGTAATATGA
- a CDS encoding GNAT family N-acetyltransferase, producing the protein MIREIKPQDKKRILEISQNIWEGDDYISRVFDDWVANPNGLFSGLWENGKLVGFGKLTHLTEEDIWLEGLRKDETSGAKGVGEKLSKHYINYLKGKQIRSVRFSTYFGNIASIKLNEKLGFKRLHTLSLKSQQIHEMISIKNDLTKYEFTEVKNYIESSSYLKGTKGFIGKGWVVYEFNEKLLKQFHREKQILVYRDDNQIRGCAIWSLQHYKKIIWISFLEAESEHILHKLLTEINNIGYDQQKKEMQILVPDGKLLEFCHQNNFTSWQQDHDFLLYELPKTLIAKITGS; encoded by the coding sequence ATGATAAGAGAGATAAAACCGCAGGATAAAAAGCGAATCCTGGAAATCTCCCAAAATATCTGGGAAGGTGATGATTACATTTCCCGGGTTTTCGATGACTGGGTAGCAAATCCCAACGGTTTATTTAGTGGATTATGGGAAAATGGCAAACTTGTAGGTTTTGGAAAACTCACTCATCTTACCGAAGAAGACATCTGGCTGGAAGGTTTGCGTAAAGATGAGACCAGCGGAGCAAAAGGAGTGGGCGAGAAGCTTTCCAAGCATTATATAAATTACCTGAAGGGAAAGCAGATCAGATCGGTTCGGTTTTCAACCTATTTCGGCAATATTGCCTCCATCAAATTGAACGAGAAACTTGGTTTTAAACGCCTTCACACACTTTCCCTAAAATCACAGCAAATTCATGAAATGATCTCAATCAAAAACGATTTGACTAAATATGAATTTACAGAAGTTAAAAATTATATCGAATCATCTTCCTATCTGAAAGGAACAAAAGGTTTTATCGGAAAAGGCTGGGTAGTTTATGAATTTAATGAGAAGCTTCTGAAACAATTTCATCGGGAAAAACAGATACTTGTTTATCGAGATGATAACCAGATCAGAGGTTGTGCGATCTGGAGTTTGCAGCATTACAAGAAAATCATCTGGATAAGCTTTCTGGAAGCGGAATCCGAACATATTTTGCATAAACTTCTAACAGAAATTAACAATATCGGATATGATCAGCAAAAAAAGGAAATGCAGATTCTGGTACCCGATGGAAAGTTGCTGGAATTTTGCCATCAAAATAATTTCACAAGTTGGCAGCAAGATCACGATTTTTTATTGTATGAACTTCCCAAAACTCTAATAGCAAAAATAACAGGTAGTTAG
- a CDS encoding nitroreductase family protein, with product MIKDLVRKNRSYRRFFQDFLIDSKTLLDLIDLVRLTATGANKQSLRFKLINKSPETEKVFSCLSWAGYLQDWNGPAEGEKPSAYIIILNDPEIKEKPQYDVGLACQSILLGAVEKELGGCIFGSVKRDHLKKILNLPPELDIMLVLALGKPKEEVVIADVENDNIKYWRDEDGKHYVPKRKLEDIIL from the coding sequence ATGATAAAAGATCTTGTTCGAAAAAATAGAAGTTACAGAAGATTTTTTCAGGACTTCCTGATCGATTCCAAAACATTGCTTGATCTGATCGATCTGGTCAGATTGACAGCTACTGGTGCAAATAAGCAGTCACTTCGCTTCAAGCTTATAAACAAATCACCTGAAACGGAAAAAGTATTTTCCTGTCTTAGCTGGGCAGGTTATCTGCAAGATTGGAATGGTCCGGCCGAAGGAGAAAAACCTTCAGCTTATATCATCATTTTGAACGATCCTGAAATTAAAGAAAAACCGCAATATGATGTTGGATTAGCCTGCCAATCGATATTACTTGGTGCAGTGGAAAAAGAACTGGGTGGTTGCATTTTCGGTTCGGTAAAAAGAGATCATCTAAAAAAAATATTAAATCTGCCACCAGAACTTGATATCATGCTGGTTTTAGCTCTCGGTAAACCAAAAGAAGAAGTTGTCATTGCCGACGTGGAAAATGATAACATCAAGTATTGGCGAGATGAAGATGGTAAACATTACGTTCCAAAACGTAAATTGGAAGATATTATTTTATGA